The Spirochaetales bacterium genomic interval TGATACGGCACTCATGAACACGCGGAAAAACCAGATTATTAATGCGAAAACAATACCTTTTATCAAACCGTTACTGCCCGGCAAAGCACTATACAATATCAGAAATATAAATCCCATTATAAACCCGTAGAGAATGTCGATGACAATACCGGCCGGTGCATTAATCGATGTCTTTGCTATAGGTTTATATATCTGATAAATTTTTTGAGCAAATGGATTGACATTAATCAATCCGTCAATTACGCCAAATACAATTCCGTTAATGAGACTGACAATAACATACCTGATCATGGTTTTTTCCTCCTTTTTTTATTGGCGAAGCCGCAAATAGAGAGCGGTATGCGGCACTGCCTTCATAAGCTGGTTTTGGAATGTTCATTGCGTATTTCTTTTAGTCCATATATACAGGCAAAAACGTACAGAAAAATAAACATTATCAAGATTATCAATGAAGGTAATCCGTTTTGTAAAATCGTATTAACCTCTGCTCTTCCAAGAATCAAGGAGACGATATCGGCCAGTTTCCCAATCATCATCATTATTATCGTCAATAACAGAATGAATCGCCTTTCAATCGGTTTGATAAACGCCCATATCAGGAGGATCGTCCAACCGAGCATAAGCGAAGCCACAGTTTCATCTTCCGGTCTATAGGAAGTATTCAGCACATATGGAAGGATAAGCAACTTTATCGCCATAAAAGCATCGGCGATTATTCCGATTCCGAAAGCTATACGTAATAGAATTTTTACTCTATTCATATTGAACTCCTTTTTAAAATGAAACGAAACCACAGACAGGCCGGAAAAAAGAATCGTCAACAGTCGAAAGAACTCACCAAGCCGACATAGTACCGGGCGATCAGGAGGGCATCGACAATGGTGATACCGCCGTCGCAGTCGACGTCCGCGTTCCGGGCGATGAAGCCGTCGGGAATAATGCCAACGTAATATCGGGCCGTTAAAAGCGCATCGATTATATTTATGGTATTGTCCCCGTTTACGTCCCCGCTCTCTGAGGGTTGCGTCGTTGGTGTCTGAGCCGGCGGGCCTATTGCATCCCAGTGTCTGCGCAGCAGGTCGAGTTTCCTTTGATCGGCGGACTCCCAGGTGCCCCAGCCGCCTGTATTTGAGACGGGGTCGTAGGCATGGCCATAGATACCGCCGAGATTGAGGGATTCAGGATTTATCGACCAGTAAATGGTATCCGCAATACCGCTTGACAGGAGATAGTCGATAAAGGCATTCTGCCATTGCCAATCGACCGTCGTGTCGCCGAGGTAGTCATAGCGGTTCCTGACGCGCTCCTCGGTATTGTCCGGCCAATCGGGGTTCCCGCCGAAGGCGCCGATGACGACGGCATACCCCAGGTCCTTCAGGTAACCGAAATGCTCTTCCCATCCCTGCTCGAGTAAAGCAGGGTTGATCACGATGTTGCATCGATTGTCGCCCGCCTCATCGCCTTCCATACCCGCACACTCCGGCTGTGCCGGGTCCATGAACTGCTTCTGCACGTACATCGAAGGACCGAAGGCGTGCGGACAATACACCAGCCGGTCCTTTGGCATGGACGGCGGATTGTCGCCCGCTTCGTAGAGGTTCTCGCCCCAGCCGGGGTTCGACGCCGCCACACCATGAGGCGAATCGGCGGACTCGCTGTTGTTCGAAGGACCGATTCCCCCGGCAAAGACCAGAATGTCGGAATTGACCGAATCGATCGCATTATAGGCCTGATCGATTAACGATCTCCACTCGGACCAGGAGTAATCATACGGTTCGTTGAAGATTTCGATGCCCATGATATTGCCGACACCGAGTTGCGTGCCCATGCCGGCAAGCTCGCGCAGGTCGTCCAGCCATCGTGAGACGCCATAGCCGCTGCAGTCATAGTTCTCCCGTGAGAAATCATAATTGTCCCAGTCCGCATCGATCCACGGCGGACGGTCGTCCAGACGGCCGGCTCTCCAGCCGACGTCATTGGAGCAGGAGTGGATATCCAGGAGGACGAAGATGCCGGCTTCGTCCAATAACCTTATAACAGTCTCCAGCGCAAGCCTTGCGTTCTCAATTTGCACTGATTCGGTGTTTTTAAGGTACGGCGCCCGTCCGTGCGGATGGGCGGGATCGAGGGTCTGGGGGACGACCGGTAACCTGATAAGATTAAAGCCCATTTGCTTGAACTCATTTATGTCCTGTTCATAGGTGCGGCCGCTTTCCACCCACCACACGTTTCCAATGTACATCTCCATTGGCGCCGGGATCGTTTCCCAGGGTTCGTCCGAGGGCATCTCCCGTCCTTCGAGTCCGGTCCAGGATCCGCCTTTTATACGGAAGATCTCGCCGTCTACGGTAAGATTTCCAATATCATCGACCCGCCACATTTGGGCAAAGACCGGGCTTGTTAACATCAGGATAGTTTCAAGTACGATGAAAATTTTCATTTATTGTATCCTTTTCCATTTTTATTGGTATAGTTTAGCTTATAGCTGCGTAAAAAGTTGGTTTTTTACTTAATTTTATTATGTCAGTTTGGGTCATCTATTTTTACATTTCGATTTTCATAACCTTTGAATCGCCGTTAATGAATGATTCTATATAATGAACTTTAAATTTTTCATTTTCATCCCGTCCAATAGTATCTCCATCTTTTAATTTAAC includes:
- a CDS encoding cellulase family glycosylhydrolase encodes the protein MKIFIVLETILMLTSPVFAQMWRVDDIGNLTVDGEIFRIKGGSWTGLEGREMPSDEPWETIPAPMEMYIGNVWWVESGRTYEQDINEFKQMGFNLIRLPVVPQTLDPAHPHGRAPYLKNTESVQIENARLALETVIRLLDEAGIFVLLDIHSCSNDVGWRAGRLDDRPPWIDADWDNYDFSRENYDCSGYGVSRWLDDLRELAGMGTQLGVGNIMGIEIFNEPYDYSWSEWRSLIDQAYNAIDSVNSDILVFAGGIGPSNNSESADSPHGVAASNPGWGENLYEAGDNPPSMPKDRLVYCPHAFGPSMYVQKQFMDPAQPECAGMEGDEAGDNRCNIVINPALLEQGWEEHFGYLKDLGYAVVIGAFGGNPDWPDNTEERVRNRYDYLGDTTVDWQWQNAFIDYLLSSGIADTIYWSINPESLNLGGIYGHAYDPVSNTGGWGTWESADQRKLDLLRRHWDAIGPPAQTPTTQPSESGDVNGDNTINIIDALLTARYYVGIIPDGFIARNADVDCDGGITIVDALLIARYYVGLVSSFDC